One bacterium DNA segment encodes these proteins:
- a CDS encoding sulfotransferase, which produces MAPFRFSDSIDEFHARASEVRGLDDFGEDDYREALGVLCRSLDEDARLTSVGEIGHQAMIVDALQARLLCEEGWRRRPEAAEAKIERPLVIIGLPRTGTTALHHLMAQDPALQAFEHWLMRTPKPRPPRADWDADPDYQAALARVDMMFARSPDMRATHEIEAFLPDEDWNVFEQSFTHGSYQANADVHGYAEWRAKADLRPVYARHRRNAQLVGSASPEKRWLFKDATHLYGADALLDVYPDAMIIQTHRDPVPMIASVCSLCWASRSAMNEGTDIRAFGRETLALWEESIYRMMAAREGRGPSQFYDLPFERFVKDPISAIQDIHAYFGLPWTDDAEDAIRRFRAANPKGKHGQHHYTLDEYGLDEDEVRERFSRYTDAYGDVGALPLSLEQGSGDA; this is translated from the coding sequence TTGGCCCCGTTCCGGTTCAGCGATTCGATCGACGAGTTCCACGCACGCGCTTCCGAAGTGCGCGGCCTCGACGACTTCGGCGAAGACGACTACCGCGAAGCACTCGGCGTGCTGTGCCGATCCCTCGACGAGGACGCCCGCCTCACCTCCGTCGGCGAGATCGGTCACCAGGCCATGATCGTCGACGCCCTTCAGGCGCGATTGCTCTGCGAGGAGGGCTGGCGACGCCGTCCGGAAGCCGCCGAAGCGAAGATCGAGCGCCCACTCGTGATCATCGGCCTCCCACGCACCGGCACCACGGCCCTCCACCACCTGATGGCCCAGGACCCGGCCCTGCAGGCCTTCGAGCACTGGCTGATGCGCACGCCGAAACCGCGTCCGCCGCGCGCCGACTGGGACGCCGACCCCGACTACCAGGCCGCACTCGCGCGGGTCGACATGATGTTCGCCCGAAGCCCCGACATGCGAGCGACCCACGAGATCGAGGCCTTCCTGCCCGACGAGGACTGGAACGTCTTCGAGCAGAGCTTCACCCACGGATCCTACCAGGCGAACGCGGACGTCCACGGCTACGCCGAGTGGCGGGCGAAGGCGGATCTCCGCCCGGTCTACGCGCGCCACCGCCGGAACGCACAGCTGGTCGGCTCGGCCTCTCCCGAGAAGCGCTGGCTCTTCAAGGACGCGACCCACCTCTACGGCGCGGACGCGCTCCTCGACGTCTACCCCGACGCGATGATCATCCAGACCCATCGCGACCCCGTGCCGATGATCGCTTCGGTCTGCAGTCTGTGCTGGGCGTCGCGCTCCGCCATGAACGAGGGCACCGACATCCGCGCGTTCGGCCGCGAGACCCTCGCGCTCTGGGAGGAGAGCATCTACCGGATGATGGCGGCCCGCGAAGGCCGAGGCCCGTCGCAGTTCTACGACCTACCCTTCGAGCGATTTGTGAAGGATCCGATTTCCGCCATCCAGGACATCCATGCCTATTTCGGGCTGCCCTGGACCGACGACGCCGAGGACGCGATTCGCCGCTTCCGCGCCGCCAATCCGAAGGGCAAGCACGGCCAGCACCACTACACCCTCGACGAGTACGGCCTCGACGAGGACGAAGTCCGAGAGCGCTTCAGCCGCTATACGGACGCCTACGGCGACGTCGGCGCCCTGCCCCTCTCCCTCGAGCAGGGATCCGGCGACGCATGA